A section of the Phaseolus vulgaris cultivar G19833 chromosome 8, P. vulgaris v2.0, whole genome shotgun sequence genome encodes:
- the LOC137825758 gene encoding plastid division protein PDV1, which produces MKWDMQMEEIEAILEKIWDLHDKLSDAIHSVSRSHFLTSLKTLKNSSPLPNSAANAAADSSGFVFVKDFRPADDDDDSAVCEAKSLNAIRTALENLEDQLEFFHTIQTQQRVERDAAIARLEQSRIVLAMRLTEHRGKKYKVIEEALAFIGDVHDAGCLVAPDILLYGQPNCSAGNFATVKAKRSNILMNIFVSSFNFVKRSLGLDHMGGIVGNAALVAISMIALLHLHQVANHEQSFRLEDRVHSNKTTVRRTKLVGSSSSDSCNLDVLLARG; this is translated from the exons ATGAAATGGGATATGCAGATGGAAGAAATCGAAGCCATTCTCGAAAAAATTTGGGACCTCCACGACAAGCTCAGCGACGCAATTCACTCGGTTTCCAGATCCCACTTCCTCACTTCCCTCAAAACCCTCAAAAACTCTTCGCCCCTTCCCAATTCTGCCGCTAACGCCGCTGCTGACAGCTCGGGTTTCGTCTTTGTTAAGGACTTCCGACCTGCCGACGACGATGACGACTCCGCCGTTTGCGAAGCCAAGAGTCTCAACGCCATACGCACTGCGCTCGAGAACCTCGAAGACCAGCTCGAGTTCTTTCAT ACAATTCAAACCCAGCAGCGTGTTGAGAGAGATGCTGCAATTGCACGCTTAGAACAGAGCAGAATTGTTCTTGCAATGAGGCTGACAGAACACCGTGGTAAAAAGTATAAAGtcattgaagaagctcttgctTTTATCGGCGATGTGCATGATGCAGGCTGCCTCGTCGCTCCTGATATTCTTCTTTATGGACAACCAAACTGTTCGGCTGGGAATTTTGCGACTGTGAAAGCGAAGAGATCTAATATTCTTATGAACATTTTTGTCTCAAGTTTCAATTTTGTGAAGAGATCTCTTGGATTGGATCATATGGGCGGAATAGTGGGAAATGCTGCTTTGGTTGCAATTAGCATGATAGCTTTGCTTCATTTACATCAGGTAGCTAATCATGAGCAGTCTTTTAGGCTAGAAGATAGAGTTCACAGCAACAAAACAACCGTGAGAAGAACGAAATTGGTCGGTTCTTCTTCGTCTGATTCTTGTAATTTGGATGTATTGTTAGCTAGAGGTTAG